The proteins below are encoded in one region of Solenopsis invicta isolate M01_SB chromosome 8, UNIL_Sinv_3.0, whole genome shotgun sequence:
- the LOC105200951 gene encoding E3 ubiquitin-protein ligase lubel isoform X1, protein MSSAVQANTGDRAQYRADQFPRKTGKVNPGEVSHMNNPGAEKWRPMAISNPSTKLRMARSMPHWVMQQQREAEQQLRRPPSPPKIPPPSLSGDCGDPDYEIIEFPTRPQAQKPSTPRSNAGKCALCGTENVFARCDTCNESYCEACDDMNHKHPKRKGHVRRRILTDNASRNRPPLPPKGENLLNPPPVPPPRRNRKSTQAKSALIKGSAQLPLLDKVGSLRRNFSNAKPSPDSSARVSKSTNTLNSSSNDTSGTDKMTTLQERYRKYQEVMRAQDASRRRHPSADTRDTLSGRPLSVGSPKPAPPLPPPPPSRTMMQSASVCDLTAAHMWNSGMHQAQSMAHLGPGGMPMIWYPPNSWDVSMGGSTMSLHHPSVWGYPMGYPSAQMLPPHYPGSLSRGQSPARSIKSSRRSRPASPSPSLKSRKSYASRSRSRRSPGSPSDASSENSDESDVDDRLSRGSRSKRGSLPRSIRQRSYYDEDTRSLASRGRRETLMSEEKLMNAEDQWSESPSSKRYSTPTRSYDEFQKSNTVSSGRRYGHDDRTVPKIDPRLDRVQNGTHRDRRRRSTDDESSDRKVTAPSRARVTSSSDDHFERVENALKRASSLRRDIMLDDLERSSARRDSRRSSFESDGQMGKSPSRDITSPKRTSVERTRLLERQSSQGGHSDRDRANVDEVESRATRREQQVRDVSRERELLARKESFRRKDILDDLDRTSNKRSSGRSSLESDNQGLRKTPSKEIRKQVDKEDRDLPETINNLQVKDRQQSIDKELRQSKDSVRVAEAQLKRQDSGETKQQQARTFQPRKEQKAAERDIVESTNALSMEIPKEEWACEHCTFINKINDRVCVVCCKTKSSALPPNTLNDDSVASPIEPRAPKNEASNSVGVPNHEPEKRTKKISNSEESGDSGSVKNKETIPPDNDSLVENSITAIAAVAPQAKDASSKSTDATSSVDESLSLKASSSVLTSSSIATNTSEADTNATPGEEKIRGKLTKSHSISTGTSPPPQSISTQTYDYLPAKGSLGRSASAATSKSYLYYDDSDGEKEHLFQDQSGFVNSPDLYPRALQEQYLQQLLTGQRSRERTRRNSIDSTHLYYRSREPSQPRYVEASSSASQGVSTLTRQGLEIVELLREAEKQGFTTDDVQVALAQGASNPIEWLQTQWPHLVETVQVLVTAQGKESKENSIGVLSPAEAKEALRSVKGDMWNAVATAIQRRQQKCEQIMAKGNFALAEVIKALNNNAGIEDATLLELQKNQLKPFLMRIWGPPVGVENEEAAPHEDAAGAVGGGTGVDPVEQIPNVSDSEAQKQVMSPIVDHFVALQADFQKQLAALRELTDNWRHEKDPPNKLGNNKSDNLYERSDEPTVLIDANLVSRAVQQAPDVAEPNDLAISRREQATVDSRDDTKYSLNATKPTEGLKEVDAALPMEIPATTVDDLATTSATDSSRAPEHSSKIDDADRAAVESSTVDTGNTVVRITESDLPKSDGQKCDVEVKSAAQLREEATLRAGTSTTSIDETATATEVTHSPEERERLLPNNLAVEVSSSQGAALDTTNNTEPGQSSSTRQETPSGPLPSDMAKQNVAAGNGETLVELEKSAELGGAADISSQNSGVPQRAGTLPRRSSRDESADVIEKVHANVSVRDLPAREQSDQRVKGEVPGQNDEQPHVVAVEALLSAVKSLPEQFLTPFITAMQMLSPEKGDATSDVQLMNRLNTLRSMKPEDPKTSAPEAEITDRSSAGDVAPRNDADEESTPVSVAVVEKKKTESQSPRGRNRADKRPEKGSEKLRSGKISDREIGRSKLPDSRMAKPRSSVPDIKQQHQDVRSVRTDTSQSNISRTNNAADLTSETFSDSVDLMDKDTLEESTTNETATSSVGAAAGPPRTDVAGEIRSRKNSLEIVDKSARNDNQERSTGDETMSEAGSAVEADHSGESSISSHVQPLTASPTHDRSVVQRPLELAIGSTDVSSSSSLSSSSSSSKEVESSSEKAFHEKLLADNAFADTDPLLKSDSSRDKNSLAFINEPNAKESAFRSATNVSQKEPIVCDFSSDHSLEISREVTTNATNAQSADERDINKWVERQLNESSRVLTVTASPVSSAPSPDRPPEIVQSPPVEILDNHGTTLRHDKNDTKPLVPKNAVHVSEKVEQTISVTYHTPASDDKNEATLKENVPVERNTADDLSITQSRPGEIPRSLTHSRSVPEMSLNESRDRGKEIALASSKSDDLSAIERTSDVRSSTDSRDILNQDKLFSPTKCQEITAHPRDHLARAKIMSLSFPKNNRGVDTRPENTSHHEISGSFGDPKTSEVIKIAGNAKTVSSIRETSISSVHENSVTSANEPSDGKVHGQLSNGNNDARDSASPRLSVEHDPPLESKKSISCPVDRDVKLRPGDEVSQSHDAKKQDTQTSNSATRGVLHALKNLNIFFAAPPAEERNVASATVDSLPDPIIANVSDVTPGVPHTFEIKISESPVATVNDCAPLKSIASVVGTGQIEVVENAKDVDRSGNEVSIVARNERVERTRSKLPSKGSPLGKNTEQVNQSHKSVIARPVVKQRSRSPLKKIVRRKSPVKMVRKSVGVPRKNLAWKSAGPYSAAVAKARATTASETVKRSNRAMQSDESRIKGPLKSACIASTKADVKNKSVADGKVPMKRMEQDTSKPKTSLPSEMPDKTVRQSLNDTSAHKTIGNMKVNNNKKVPAPGENLSIVNNAPNPEPQTKLPVVKKYNGNKSENSKKRTLEYFKNKNIEDVENKNLDGSKSMKAEAFENQAVERVNRKTEIPNNNKILTKVAKDSLKPKTASPSKIPVLTQRKIAQSTDAGSSNPVKVNDTSLLKSASNKLPAVSQAASKLSWKIQERANVSSPPTIRKIDSGDINKPTGNQIKSSNGGAIEITENVKDRQILEECRDKESTVESEETEGEPSKVKSIELKLNENSQASNSTHNDPSADLSKQLEVENAIEESSDAFSSGSEYSEEDEDTGTAKYISDHNSEYNSVEEFTDAELLLEKTLNEIRSEISESEEEECTSESEESEDVTYSYETESHDHDSTSSSEGSLDEREIKSSELEDSAEEEDVYEELRSEGEETNEQVETSEQFQVSDKEADDMIHDETPGDKANVSSRVESNSQVAREAGKNNADAPTEAATAVTELSRPEINAGIDEETSQGFQNLETDSDIAVTVTDLAAASSAKFRQSIKSKEDIPSNANDSKKNETKHGDASVTEAGDQLTVQNDIKTLKIMSHESREKRAKVGRRASTGSKDVKIEKDDTLKGVDRARAPKKRFSLVASCIRRFEGEENADRAHVESFRRQIQGSPKTERERIARRLLAEGRAANYDEAEVAASLLALKFGDAEALQAAKECSSIESALAFLQQECELCTGRFAMSQMVSMLKCTHRCCNDCAKNYFTIQISDRNITDAVCPYCKEPNLKDASEDEVLEYFSNLDIQLKTLLDPPIHELFQRKLRDRTLMQDPNFKWCIQCSSGFYADPHHKRLICPDCRSVTCAFCRRPWEKQHEGISCEKFAAWKDENDPDNQAAGLAQHLADNGIDCPKCKFRYSLSRGGCMHFTCSQCKYEFCCGCGKAFMMGAKCAVSPYCAKLGLHAHHPRNCLFYLRDKEPAQLQQLLRESGIDYDTEGPIGERRCKVQLQKETPTGVVDAVCNSDVVEGHAGLCRQHYIEYLAGLVLKGRLDPVAIFDLNDAKQELRRRGKVPPAKDQEMSERDYLQACIQVVKQEIPLE, encoded by the exons ATGAGCAGCGCCGTCCAAGCCAACACCGGAGACAGGGCCCAGTACCGTGCGGACCAGTTCCCGAGAAAAACCGGAAAAGTCAACCCCGGCGAGGTGTCCCACATGAAC AACCCGGGAGCTGAGAAATGGCGACCGATGGCCATATCAAATCCGTCCACCAAGTTGCGAATGGCAAGATCCATGCCCCACTGGGTCATG caGCAGCAACGGGAAGCAGAGCAGCAGCTTCGTCGGCCACCATCGCCCCCGAAGATCCCGCCACCGTCGCTCTCCGGGGACTGTGGTGACCCCGACTACGAGATCATCGAGTTTCCGACCCGACCGCAAGCCCAGAAACCCTCGACGCCCCGATCGAACGCCGGTAAGTGCGCCCTGTGCGGGACCGAGAACGTGTTCGCGCGATGCGATACGTGCAACGAGAGCTACTGCGAGGCCTGCGACGACATGAATCACAAGCACCCGAAGCGAAAGGGCCACGTCCGCAGAAGGATCTTGACTGACAACGCGAGCCGAAACAGACCGCCACTGCCGCCGAAGGGGGAGAACCTGTTGAATCCTCCGCCAGTGCCACCGCCACGGAGGAATCGCAAATCCACGCAG GCTAAATCGGCGCTAATCAAAGGATCCGCGCAACTCCCTTTGCTCGACAAGGTTGGGAGCTTGAGGCGCAATTTTTCCAATGCGAAACCATCGCCAGACTCTAGCGCAAGAGTGTCGAAATCTACGAATACCTTAAACTCGTCTTCCAACGACACTTCAGGAACAGACAAAATGACTACTCTACAG GAGAGATACAGAAAATATCAGGAGGTGATGAGGGCGCAAGACGCGAGCAGGCGACGACATCCATCCGCTGATACGAGGGACACTTTGAGCGGAAGACCACTCAGCGTAGGCAGTCCGAAACCGGCACCGCCACTTCCACCTCCGCCGCCAAGTAGAACCATGATGCAATCAGCCAGCGTTTGCGATTTGACCGCTGCTCACATGTGGAATTCAGGAATGCATCAG GCCCAGTCGATGGCACATCTCGGGCCCGGCGGCATGCCGATGATATGGTATCCGCCTAACTCTTGGGACGTATCGATGGGAGGCTCCACCATGAGCCTGCATCATCCAAGTGTATGGGGATATCCCATGGGCTATCCGTCAGCGCAAATGCTACCTCCACATTATCCAGGATCTCTCTCTAGAGGGCAGAGTCCGGCCAGGAGCATCAAGTCCAGTAGAAGATCGAGGCCGGCGTCTCCGTCTCCCAGTCTGAAATCTAGGAAGTCTTACGCTTCGAGATCGCGATCGAGGAGGTCACCTGGGTCACCATCGGACGCGAGTTCCGAGAACTCCGATGAGTCCGATGTGGATGACAGGCTTTCCCGTGGATCCAGAAGTAAACGCGGCAGCCTTCCCAGAAGCATACGACAACGAAGCTACTACGACGAAGATACCAGAAGTCTCGCGTCCAGAGGTCGGCGAGA GACGCTAATGTCCGAGGAAAAATTGATGAATGCTGAAGACCAATGGTCCGAGAGTCCGTCTAGTAAACGATACTCAACACCCACGAGAAGCTACGACGAATTTCAAAAGAGCAACACTGTCTCTTCTGGACGACGTTACGGTCATGATGATCGCACGGTTCCCAAGATAGATCCTCGGCTGGATCGCGTTCAGAACGGAACTCATCGCGACCGCCGAAGGCGAAGTACCGACGACGAGTCATCTGATCGAAAAGTTACCGCGCCGAGTCGAGCACGAGTTACGAGCTCGTCCGACGATCATTTCGAAAGGGTGGAGAACGCATTAAAGAGAGCGTCGTCCCTTCGAAGGGACATAATGCTGGACGACCTGGAACGATCCTCCGCTCGTCGCGATTCTCGTAGATCGTCTTTTGAGAGCGACGGTCAGATGGGGAAGTCGCCTTCCCGAGATATAACTTCTCCGAAAAGGACATCCGTAGAAAGAACACGCCTTCTGGAAAGGCAATCATCTCAAGGAGGACATTCAGATAGAGATCGCGCGAACGTCGACGAGGTCGAATCGCGTGCGACGAGAAGAGAGCAACAAGTGCGCGATGTCTCGCGAGAGCGTGAGCTCCTCGCGAGAAAAGAATCGTTCCGGCGAAAGGACATTCTTGACGATCTAGACCGTACTTCCAACAAACGAAGTTCCGGCAGATCCTCGCTCGAGTCCGACAATCAAGGCCTTAGAAAAACGCCCTCCAAGGAAATAAGGAAACAGGTGGATAAAGAAGATCGAGATCTCCCTGAAACGATAAATAATCTTCAAGTTAAGGATCGTCAGCAATCGATCGATAAGGAACTCCGTCAGTCGAAGGATTCAGTACGAGTCGCCGAAGCTCAACTGAAGAGACAGGACAGCGGTGAGACGAAACAGCAGCAAGCGCGAACGTTTCAACCTAGGAAAGAACAAAAGGCAGCGGAGAGAGACATTGTCGAAAGTACGAATGCGTTGTCCATGGAAATTCCGAAGGAGGAGTGGGCCTGCGAACACTGCACCTTCATCAACAAGATCAACGATCGCGTCTGCGTGGTTTGTTGCAAGACGAAAAGCAGCGCATTGCCACCGAACACCTTGAACGACGATTCCGTGGCAAGCCCGATCGAGCCGCGAGCACCAAAAAACGAAGCGTCGAACAGCGTTGGCGTTCCCAATCACGAGCCCGAGAAGCGGACCAAGAAGATCTCCAACAGCGAAGAGAGCGGCGACAGCGGCTCCGTCAAGAATAAAG AAACGATTCCTCCAGACAATGATTCTCTCGTAGAGAACTCTATAACTGCAATCGCGGCTGTAGCCCCGCAAGCAAAAGATGCGTCGTCGAAATCGACAGACGCGACGTCGTCGGTCGATGAGAGCTTGTCGTTAAAAGCGTCATCCTCGGTGTTGACGTCTTCTTCGATTGCCACGAATACCTCCGAGGCAGACACGAATGCGACGCCGGGCGAGGAAAAAATTCGAGGAAAGCTTACGAAGAGCCATTCGATATCTACGGGAACATCTCCTCCGCCGCAGAGTATCTCGACTCAA acTTATGACTATCTCCCTGCAAAAGGGAGTCTCGGAAGATCCGCGTCGGCAGCAACGTCAAAGAGTTACTTGTATTACGACGACAGCGACGGTGAG AAGGAGCATCTGTTTCAGGATCAGAGCGGCTTCGTAAACAGTCCCGATTTGTATCCGCGAGCGTTGCAGGAGCAATATCTTCAGCAGCTGTTAACTGGACAGCGGAGCAGAGAGCGGACTAGAAGAAATTCCATCGACTCGACCCATCTCTATTATCGTTCCAGG GAGCCCAGTCAACCGAGATACGTGGAGGCAAGTTCCAGTGCCAGCCAAGGAGTCTCCACATTGACTCGTCAAGGATTGGAGATAGTGGAGCTTCTGCGGGAAGCCGAAAAGCAGGGATTTACGACCGACGACGTGCAAGTCGCGTTAGCGCAAGGCGCATCGAATCCAATTGAGTGGCTTCAGACGCAGTGGCCGCATCTGGTGGAGACCGTGCAGGTCCTGGTGACCGCGCAGGGCAAGGAATCGAAGGAGAACAGCATCGGCGTGCTCTCGCCGGCTGAAGCGAAGGAGGCCCTCCGATCTGTCAAGGGTGACATGTGGAACGCAGTCGCGACAGCCATCCAACGCAGGCAGCAGAAA TGCGAACAGATAATGGCAAAGGGAAACTTTGCGCTCGCGGAAGTTATCAAAGCTCTCAACAATAACGCCGGTATCGAGGACGCCACTTTGCTCGAGCTACAAAAGAATCAGCTCAAGCCCTTTTTAATGAGGATCTGGGGTCCTCCGGTCGGGGTGGAAAACGAGGAGGCTGCACCGCACGAAG ATGCAGCGGGTGCGGTCGGTGGTGGGACGGGGGTTGATCCCGTGGAACAAATTCCGAATGTGTCCGATAGCGAGGCGCAGAAGCAGGTAATGTCACCAATTGTTGATCATTTCGTGGCGTTGCAGGCCGACTTTCAAAAGCAACTGGCGGCCCTCAGAGAACTGACCGATAACTGGCGACACGAGAAAGATCCCCCGAACAAATTGGGTAATAATAAGTCTGATAATCTGTACGAACGCTCTGACGAGCCCACTGTTCTAATCGATGCAAATCTGGTCTCAAGGGCCGTACAACAAGCGCCCGACGTAGCGGAGCCGAACGATCTCGCGATCTCGCGGCGAGAACAGGCGACCGTAGATTCGCGGGACGACACAAAGTACTCTTTGAACGCTACGAAGCCGACGGAAGGCCTGAAAGAAGTAGACGCCGCGTTGCCCATGGAAATTCCCGCAACCACGGTCGATGATCTCGCGACGACAAGTGCAACGGACTCCTCACGCGCGCCCGAACACTCCTCGAAAATTGACGACGCTGATCGCGCGGCCGTAGAATCGTCGACAGTTGACACCGGCAATACTGTCGTGCGAATTACCGAGTCCGATCTGCCGAAATCTGACGGTCAAAAGTGCGACGTCGAAGTGAAATCAGCCGCGCAGTTGCGCGAAGAGGCGACTTTGCGTGCCGGCACCTCGACGACATCGATCGACGAGACTGCGACGGCGACGGAAGTTACGCATTCACCGGAGGAACGGGAAAGATTATTGCCAAATAATCTAGCAGTTGAAGTATCCTCGTCGCAGGGAGCTGCGCTTGACACGACGAATAATACGGAACCGGGTCAGTCCTCTTCTACGCGCCAGGAAACTCCGAGTGGTCCATTACCTTCTGACATGGCGAAACAGAACGTCGCGGCGGGGAACGGCGAGACACTCGTCGAACTTGAGAAGTCTGCCGAATTGGGTGGAGCAGCCGATATCTCTTCCCAGAATTCGGGTGTTCCTCAACGAGCCGGTACGTTGCCGCGGCGGTCATCGCGGGACGAATCCGCGGACGTGATAGAGAAAGTGCACGCGAACGTATCCGTAAGAGATCTTCCCGCACGGGAGCAATCTGATCAGCGTGTCAAGGGGGAAGTCCCCGGACAGAACGACGAGCAGCCGCACGTCGTGGCGGTGGAGGCTCTGCTGTCCGCCGTGAAATCGCTGCCGGAGCAGTTTTTGACGCCGTTCATAACGGCGATGCAAATGCTGTCGCCCGAGAAGGGTGACGCGACCTCCGACGTGCAACTTATGAACCGATTGAATACTTTACGCAGCATGAAGCCCGAAGACCCGAAAACCAGCGCACCCGAGGCCGAGATCACCGACCGGAGCTCGGCGGGCGACGTTGCGCCGAGGAACGACGCCGACGAGGAGAGCACGCCTGTTTCCGTAGCCGTggtcgaaaagaaaaaaaccgaatCGCAGTCGCCGCGGGGGAGGAATCGAGCAGACAAACGTCCGGAGAAAGGTTCGGAGAAATTGAGAAGCGGCAAGATTAGCGATAGGGAGATCGGCAGATCCAAGCTTCCGGATTCTCGGATGGCGAAGCCCCGCTCGAGCGTTCCGGACATTAAGCAACAGCATCAGGATGTCAGATCGGTACGTACAGACACGAGCCAGTCAAACATTTCGCGAACTAACAACGCAGCGGATCTGACATCCGAAACGTTTTCCGACTCGGTGGACTTAATGGACAAAGACACTCTCGAAGAATCGACTACGAACGAGACGGCGACGTCCAGTGTAGGAGCAGCAGCCGGGCCGCCGCGAACGGACGTCGCCGGGGAAATACGTTCACGTAAGAATTCTTTAGAGATAGTCGACAAGTCCGCGAGAAACGATAACCAAGAGAGATCTACCGGAGACGAAACCATGTCGGAGGCGGGATCAGCTGTAGAAGCTGATCATTCAGGTGAATCATCGATCAGTTCTCACGTGCAACCGTTAACAGCATCCCCGACGCATGATCGATCTGTCGTCCAGAGACCCCTCGAGCTCGCGATCGGCTCGACTGATGTGTCGTCTTCATCATctttatcatcatcatcatcatcatcaaagGAAGTGGAAAGCTCTTCCGAAAAAGCATTTCACGAAAAGCTTCTCGCCGATAACGCCTTTGCAGACACTGATCCATTGCTGAAAAGCGACTCGTCGcgagataaaaattcattagcTTTCATAAACGAGCCTAACGCGAAAGAATCCGCTTTCCGATCGGCGACGAATGTTTCACAAAAAGAACCGATCGTTTGCGATTTTAGCTCAGATCATTCGCTTGAGATCTCGCGCGAAGTAACAACGAATGCGACTAATGCGCAGTCAGCCGACGAGCGAGATATTAACAAATGGGTCGAGCGACAATTAAACGAGTCGTCTCGTGTATTAACGGTAACAGCCTCGCCGGTCTCGTCAGCTCCATCTCCCGATCGTCCTCCCGAAATCGTTCAGTCGCCGCCCGTCGAAATACTCGATAATCACGGTACGACATTGCGTCACGATAAAAATGATACAAAGCCGCTCGTCCCGAAAAATGCGGTGCACGTTTCGGAAAAAGTAGAACAGACAATTTCGGTCACATATCACACTCCCGCGAGCGACGATAAAAATGAAGCTACGTTGAAAGAAAACGTGCCCGTTGAGCGAAATACGGCCGATGATTTATCCATCACTCAATCGCGACCCGGCGAAATTCCTCGGTCATTAACACACTCGCGCTCCGTCCCGGAAATGAGTTTAAACGAATCGCGTGATCGGGGGAAGGAGATCGCGCTCGCCTCGTCGAAATCTGACGATCTTTCGGCGATCGAGCGAACGTCGGACGTTCGATCTTCGACAGACTCGCGGGATATTTTAAATCAGGATAAATTATTTAGTCCGACAAAATGTCAGGAGATAACTGCACATCCGCGTGATCATCTGGCGCGCGCGAAAATAATGTCACTCTCCTTTCCAAAAAATAATCGCGGAGTCGATACTCGCCCTGAAAATACTTCGCATCATGAAATATCAGGCAGCTTTGGCGACCCGAAAACTTCGGAAGTCATTAAAATTGCAGGAAACGCCAAAACAGTATCTTCTATTCGTGAAACTTCAATATCCAGTGTCCATGAAAACTCGGTTACGAGTGCTAATGAGCCGTCCGACGGAAAGGTACACGGTCAATTATCAAACGGTAATAACGATGCGCGGGACAGCGCGTCTCCTCGATTGTCCGTCGAACACGATCCTCCGTTAGAGTCGAAGAAAAGTATCTCGTGTCCCGTCGATCGCGACGTGAAACTTCGTCCCGGGGACGAAGTTTCTCAATCTCACGATGCCAAGAAACAGGATACACAAACGTCAAACTCAGCGACAAGGGGCGTCCTGCATGCGCTTAAAAATCTCAATATATTCTTCGCAGCGCCGCCGGCCGAGGAGAGAAACGTCGCTTCAGCAACAGTCGACTCTCTTCCGGATCCTATTATAGCGAACGTCAGCGACGTGACGCCTGGAGTACCTCACACCTTCGAAATAAAGATATCGGAATCGCCGGTAGCAACGGTAAACGATTGCGCGCCGCTAAAGAGTATCGCGAGCGTCGTCGGGACGGGTCAAATAGAAGTCGTGGAGAACGCGAAAGACGTCGATCGGTCCGGGAACGAAGTTTCGATCGTCGCACGTAACGAGCGAGTTGAACGAACGCGGTCAAAATTACCGAGTAAGGGAAGTCCGTTGGGAAAAAATACCGAGCAAGTAAATCAATCTCACAAAAGCGTGATCGCGAGACCCGTCGTAAAGCAGAGATCGAGATCGCCGCTTAAAAAGATCGTCCGGAGAAAGTCGCCCGTTAAAATGGTGAGAAAATCGGTCGGCGTGCCGAGGAAAAATTTAGCGTGGAAAAGCGCAGGTCCGTACAGCGCGGCCGTCGCAAAAGCGAGAGCGACGACGGCCAGCGAGACTGTTAAAAGGTCGAATCGAGCGATGCAGTCCGATGAATCGCGAATTAAAGGACCCTTAAAGTCCGCGTGTATCGCGAGCACCAAGGCAGACGTTAAGAATAAATCGGTTGCCGATGGAAAAGTTCCGATGAAAAGGATGGAGCAAGATACTTCGAAACCTAAAACCTCTCTACCGTCAGAAATGCCCGATAAAACCGTTAGACAATCATTAAATGATACCAGTGCGCACAAAACTATCGGAAATATgaaggtaaataataataaaaaggttCCCGCGCCCGGGGAGAACTTGTCGATAGTCAATAACGCGCCCAATCCCGAACCGCAAACTAAATTGCctgttgttaaaaaatataatggaaaTAAATCGGAAAATTCTAAAAAGAGGACGctcgaatattttaaaaacaaaaatattgaagatgtcgaaaataaaaatctggACGGCTCGAAAAGTATGAAAGCGGAGGCTTTTGAAAATCAAGCGGTAGAGAGGGTAAATCGCAAAACTGAAATCCcgaataataacaaaattctgACAAAAGTAGCGAAAGACAGTTTAAAACCTAAAACAGCCTCGCCGTCGAAAATACCCGTTCTAACGCAGCGAAAAATCGCGCAATCTACGGACGCCGGCTCGTCGAACCCTGTTAAAGTAAATGACACGTCCTTATTAAAGAGCGCGTCAAATAAATTGCCAGCGGTGTCGCAAGCAGCTTCGAAATTATCGTGGAAAATTCAGGAAAGAGCGAACGTATCGAGCCCGCCAACCATACGGAAAATTGATTCTGGGGATATTAACAAGCCGACGggaaatcaaattaaatctaGTAACGGAGGGGCGATTGAAATTACAGAAAATGTGAAAGACAGGCAAATCTTGGAGGAGTGTCGTGATAAAGAGAGTACCGTGGAGAGTGAAGAAACCGAAGGAGAACCTTCGAAAGTTAAGTCAATAGAATTGAAATTAAACGAGAATTCACAAGCGTCGAACTCGACGCATAACGATCCGTCCGCGGATCTTAGCAAACAATTGGAAGTCGAAAACGCAATTGAGGAAAGCTCGGATGCTTTCAGCTCCGGTTCCGAGTATTCTGAAGAGGACGAAGACACAGGAACGGCGAAGTACATTTCTGATCATAACTCGGAATACAATTCCGTCGAGGAGTTCACGGACGCGGAGTTGTTGTTGGAGAAAACGCTAAATGAGATAAGGTCTGAAATATCGGAGTCTGAAGAGGAGGAGTGCACGAGCGAATCCGAGGAAAGTGAGGACGTCACTTATTCGTACGAGACGGAAAGCCACGATCATGATTCCACGTCGTCGTCCGAAGGCTCGCTCGACGAGCGGGAGATTAAGTCGAGCGAACTCGAAGATTCGGCGGAAGAGGAGGATGTGTACGAGGAGCTGCGGTCCGAAGGAGAGGAGACGAATGAACAGGTCGAAACTTCGGAACAATTTCAAGTGTCTGATAAAGAAGCCGACGATATGATTCACGACGAAACGCCTGGCGACAAAGCCAACGTTTCGAGTAGAGTGGAGAGTAATTCACAGGTCGCGCGAGAGGCTGGAAAAAATAATGCGGACGCACCGACGGAAGCTGCCACTGCGGTCACAGAATTATCTCGACCGGAAATAAACGCGGGAATCGATGAAGAGACGTCGCAAGGTTTTCAAAATCTCGAAACAGATTCTGACATTGCTGTAACTGTGACGGATTTGGCGGCTGCGTCTTCAGCGAAGTTCAGGCAGAGTATAAAATCTAAGGAAGATATTCCGTCAAACGCGAACGACTCGAAGAAAAATGAGACGAAGCACGGAGACGCGAGCGTAACCGAGGCGGGAGATCAGTTGACAGTACAGAACGATATAAAGACACTGAAAATCATGAGTCATGAGTCGCGTGAGAAACGCGCGAAGGTAGGCCGAAGGGCGAGTACGGGTAGTAAAGACGTGAAAATCGAGAAGGATGACACGTTAAAGGGGGTGGATCGGGCGCGAGCGCCCAAGAAGCGATTTTCCCTCGTAGCCAGTTGCATCCGTCGGTTCGAGGGCGAAGAGAATGCCGATAGGGCTCACGTGGAAAGCTTCAGACGCCAGATACAAGGATCTCCCAAAACGGAGCGGGAG AGAATAGCGCGTCGTCTCCTGGCGGAGGGTCGAGCCGCGAATTACGATGAGGCCGAGGTCGCCGCTAGTTTGCTGGCCCTCAAGTTCGGGGACGCCGAGGCACTTCAGGCCGCGAAAGAATGCTCCAGTATAGAATCGGCGCTGGCCTTTTTGCAGCAGGAGTGCGAGCTGTGCACCGGTCGTTTCGCGATGAGTCAA ATGGTGTCCATGTTGAAGTGCACACATCGCTGCTGCAACGATTGCGCGAAGAATTACTTCACCATTCAGATCAGCGACAGGAACATCACGGATGCCGTTTGCCCATACTGCAAGGAACCTAATCTCAAGGACGCGAGCGAGGACGAAGTTCTCGAGTATTTCAGCAATTTGGATATTCAGCTGAAGACTCTGCTGGATCCCCCGATTCACGAACTCTTCCAGAGAAAGCTCAGAGATCGGACCCTGATGCAAGATCCAAATTTTAAGTGGTGCATTCag TGTTCAAGCGGATTTTACGCCGACCCTCACCACAAGCGTTTAATCTGTCCCGATTGTCGGTCTGTCACTTGTGCTTTTTGCCGTAGACCg TGGGAAAAACAACACGAGGGAATTTCATGTGAGAAATTTGCCGCTTGGAAGGACGAGAATGATCCCGACAATCAAGCCGCGGGTTTGGCACAACATTTAGCCGACAATGGCATCGATTGTCCTAAATGCAAATTCCGTTATTCTCTATCCAGAGGAG GTTGCATGCATTTCACGTGCAGTCAGTGTAAATATGAGTTTTGCTGCGGTTGCGGCAAGGCTTTCATGATGGGGGCGAAGTGTGCGGTCAGCCCTTATTGCGCCAAATTGGGCCTGCACGCCCATCATCCGCGCAACTGCCTCTTCTATCTCCGTGACAAGGAGCCGGCGCAGCTGCAACAGTtgctccgagaaagcggcaTCGATTATGACACGGAAGGTCCGATCGGGGAACGCAGGTGCAAGGTGCAACTGCAGAAGGAGACGCCGACCGGAGTCGTGGATGCGGTGTGCAATTCCGACGTCGTCGAGGGCCACGCTGGTCTGTGCAG GCAGCACTACATTGAATACTTGGCGGGCCTGGTGCTCAAGGGCAGGCTGGACCCGGTGGCGATCTTTGACTTGAACGATGCCAAGCAAGAGTTGCGCCGACGGGGAAAAGTTCCCCCTGCGAAGGACCAGGAAATGTCCGAGCGAGATTACCTCCAGGCTTGCATTCAG